From a region of the Marasmius oreades isolate 03SP1 chromosome 7, whole genome shotgun sequence genome:
- a CDS encoding uncharacterized protein (antiSMASH:Cluster_7.1) has product MPFKTALKSISGPRRRNTGGSTQGVSDGEEVMAVASATTPKRKRRRIRPKFRRNTSLSPNVGENPAVFLRVQVLSCRDLLAKDRNGYSDPFVTVSLLKSRHQTPVIKRTIQPVYSPKDATFDFPIYISLANNIGALELVVWDKDVLRKEYLGEVAFLLEDWFDDERPFAWEDAVNEATSVVSLPLVSTRSNTSSRGSVQIRVGFVSPPGQQAEANINFATLFRELSKRSRPSLVSVPPTIGIGTIRSHPDQPALYEDDGGISSDSDPSDEEDEEGSESDLEDEGGIGTEAAEENQHLVTLRSPHDTSNIKTPTPSSRASTEVTTPTQPRETATLPYFLPRGVGSVSPSPQVNITPASPVPILSLTTPPAADMFPTASSQPTTPVILSPVPQPPPITRSHSSSVRISGIIPRIPKFPTRRSISNVLTPPPTTLSSTPQMVDLSIDIPSANTYGNAADPLTASPQPLIPSSGAVATVGAAVVAPALRVVAAAGAPSSAAVEEENESKKKRFRKSWGSRRNSSTAVPQRSASEGEGSSSIPSAAEGTSSGGDHEKQKQPQQKKARRRVKREEKKPGYSLAGENDILGIVMLEIQSADDLPRLKNMTRTGWDMDPFVVISFGKKVFRTRVIRHSRSPVWDEKLLFHVRRYETAFKVQLTILDWDKLSSNDYIGDARFDVKELVDSAPQPHPETGLYPMDDCEHPMKQYTLPLTTEKGVPWEKHNPTIKFRAKYQPYAALRQRFWYQYLKQYDTDDTLNISHLELTSMLDSLGSTLTDSTINSFFTRFNKTPQQDDLTILEAIQCLETELGRPDAEKKRVDEGDGGSGSLSVTPVLMAADREGKELNLEDLDFSGPPLSMSMSASVVANGNEKILLPETYETEASQLPLSSVAASSSSTPSTPQTEYSTSSSDAEMPVEEYSFGSTSASNNDLLYPPGVPKTATANELITTSIVTKRPKFPRGMRRYKGGKASASAEGQNGSTSEPSIERVINVKNCPLCHRPRLSSKAEMDIVTHLAICASQDWNKVDRIVVENFVTASQAQRKWYTRILGKVSSGDYKLGANSANIIVQNRVTGQLEEEKMQVYVRLGIRLLYKGMRSRLEGGRARRLLKSLSIKQGIKYDSPESVKGIPGFIAFHGLNMEEVLEPIESFKTFNQFFYRKLKPDARPIAAPDDPFRLVSAADCRMMAFQSVNDATRLWIKGREFTVSRLLGDAYKDQAERYNGGAVAIFRLAPQDYHRFHSPVHGTIGPMSSISGEYYTVNPQAIRTALDVYGDNVRKIVPIDSPEFGCVMTVCIGAMMVGTIQITVEEGQVVQRGQELGYFAFGGSTVVLLLEPGVVEWDEDLIINGKASLETFVRVGMGIGKGLKRSQ; this is encoded by the exons ATGCCCTTTAAGACCGCGCTCAAGTCGATATCTGGACCTCGAAGACGCAACACAGGTGGTAGCACTCAAGGCGTCAGCGATGGAGAGGAAGTTATGGCAGTAGCATCAGCGACGACACCAAAGAGAAAGCGGAGAAGAATACGGCCCAAGTTCAGGAGGAACACCTCGCTTAGTCCCAACGTTGGGGAAAATCCGGCTGTGTTTCTCAGAGTTCAGGTGCTGAGTTGTAGAGATTTGCTGGCGAAGGACAGGAATGGATATAGTGACCC ATTCGTCACGGTATCTCTGTTGAAGTCAAGACACCAGACTCCGGTCATAAAACGAACCATCCAGCCCGTCTACTCGCCTAAAGACGCGACGTTCGACTTTCCAATCTACATCTCTCTGGCCAACAACATCGGTGCTCTCGAACTTGTTGTTTGGGACAAGGATGTGCTTCGAAAAGAGTATCTTGGGGAAGTGGCATTCCTACTAGAGGACTGGTTCGATGACGAAAGGCCATTTGCTTGGGAAGATGCTGTCAATGAGGCTACTTCGGTGGTTTCATTGCCACTAGTGTCTACGAGGTCAAATACGTCAAGTCGAGGCTCAGTACAGATTAGAGTAGGATTCGTTTCTCCTCCCGGCCAGCAAGCAGAGGCGAATATAAATTTCGCAACGCTTTTTCGGGAATTGTCCAAGAGGTCAAGGCCTTCTTTAGTTTCTGTCCCACCG ACAATAGGTATTGGAACGATTCGCTCTCATCCTGACCAACCCGCCCTCTACGAAGACGACGGCGGGATCTCCTCCGATTCTGACCCGtccgacgaagaagacgaagagggcTCAGAGTCGGACTTAGAAGACGAAGGAGGGATAGGAACGGAGGCTGCAGAAGAGAATCAGCATCTCGTTACCCTGCGTTCACCACACGATACGTCGAACATAAAAACACCAACCCCCAGTTCGAGGGCATCTACTGAAGTTACGACTCCAACTCAACCTCGTGAAACAGCAACCTTACCTTATTTCCTTCCTAGAGGAGTAGGCTCTGTCTCGCCATCTCCTCAGGTCAACATTACACCGGCTTCTCCTGTGCCCATCCTCTCCTTAACTACCCCTCCTGCCGCAGACATGTTCCCTACAGCCTCGTCCCAACCAACAACCCCTGTTATCTTATCTCCTGTtcctcaaccaccaccaatCACAAGGTCTCACTCATCGTCTGTCCGGATATCTGGAATCATACCTCGCATCCCCAAATTCCCCACGAGGCGATCCATTTCAAACGTTTTAACGCCTCCACCCACAACGTTGTCTTCCACCCCTCAAATGGTCGATCTGAGTATAGACATTCCGAGTGCGAATACCTATGGGAATGCCGCTGATCCATTAACGGCCTCCCCACAACCACTAATACCCAGTTCTGGTGCGGTTGCGACTGTTGGGGCCGCTGTTGTTGCACCTGCCTTACGCGtggttgctgctgctggggCACCGTCATCGGCTGCTGTTGAAGAGGAGAACGAGAGCAAGAAGAAGCGGTTTCGGAAAAGCTGGGGATCGAGGCGCAACTCATCTACTGCTGTACCGCAACGAAGTGCAAGCGAGGGCGAAGGTAGCAGTTCTATTCCGAGTGCCGCCGAAGGTACGAGTAGTGGTGGAGATCATGAGAAGCAGAAGCAGCCGCAACAAAAGAAGGCGAGGAGGAGGGTAAAGAGGGAGGAAAAAAAGCCAGGGTATAGTTTGGCTGGCGAGAATGACATCTTGGGTATCGTGATGCTGGAGATCCAGAGTGCAGATGATCTGCCGAGGCTGAAGAACA TGACACGAACCGGCTGGGACATGGACCCCTTTGTCGTCATCTCTTTTGGTAAAAAAGTCTTTCGAACGCGTGTTATCCGTCATTCCCGAAGCCCTGTATGGGACGAAAAACTTCTCTTTCATGTTCGGCGATATGAAACGGCGTTCAAGGTCCAGCTGACGATTTTGGATTGGGACAAGCTGTCCTCGAATGATTATATCGGGGATGCAAGGTTTGACGTGAAAGAGCTCGTGGATAGTGCTCCGCAGCCTCATCCGGAGACTGGGTTGTACCCAATGGATGACTGTGAACATCCGATGAAGCAATATACGTTGCCCTTGACGACGGAAAAGGGAGTACCTTGGGAGAAACATAACCCTACTATCAAGTTTCG CGCCAAATACCAGCCCTATGCAGCACTCCGCCAGCGTTTCTGGTACCAATACCTCAAGCAGTACGACACCGATGACACCCTTAATATATCCCACCTTGAACTGACATCCATGCTTGATTCCCTTGGCTCTACCCTCACGGATTCCACGATCAACTCGTTTTTCACCCGATTTAACAAAACCCCCCAGCAAGACGACTTGACTATACTTGAGGCTATTCAGTGTCTTGAGACTGAACTCGGCCGACCAGACGCTGAGAAGAAACGAGTCGATGAAGGTGATGGGGGAAGTGGTAGTCTGTCGGTCACGCCGGTGTTGATGGCCGCAGATCGGGAGGGCAAGGAACTCAATTTGGAGGATTTAGACTTCTCGGGCCCGCCATtatcgatgtcgatgtcagCGTCGGTCGTTGCGAATGGGAACGAGAAAATTTTACTACCAGAAACCTACGAAACGGAAGCATCGCAACTACCTTTATCCTCTGTCGCCGCCTCTTCCTCGAGTACGCCATCTACCCCTCAGACAGAGTATTCTACATCATCCTCAGATGCGGAGATGCCTGTTGAAGAGTACTCGTTTGGATCAACTTCAGCCTCGAACAATGATTTGTTATATCCACCCGGCGTTCCCAAAACAGCGACGGCCAACGAATTGATCACCACTTCAATTGTGACGAAACGGCCCAAATTTCCTAGAGGCATGCGAAGGTATAAAGGGGGGAAAGCATCCGCGTCTGCTGAAGGACAGAACGGATCCACGTCGGAACCTTCCATTGAACGCGTAATCAACGTCAAGAACTGCCCGCTCTGTCATCGACCTCGGCTAAGCTCAAAGGCTGAAATGGACATCGTTACGCATCTAGCTATATGTGCCAGTCAGGATTGGAACAAGGTGGATAGGATTGTGGTGGAGAACTTCGTCACCGCCAGTCAAGCGCAGAGGAAGTGGTACACGAGAATCTTGGGTAAGGTCTCTAGTGGCGATTATAAGCTTGGTGCT AACTCGGCAAACATCATCGTACAGAACCGAGTGACGGGTCAActggaggaagaaaagatgCAGGTTTATGTGAGGTTGGGGATTCGTTTGTTGTACAAGGGAATGAGGAGTAGATTGGAAGGTGGTCGAG CTCGACGACTACTGAAGTCTTTGTCAATCAAACAAGGAATCAAATACGACTCTCCGGAATCGGTGAAGGGTATCCCTGGATTTATTGCGTTCCATGGTCTCAACATGGAAGAAGTGCTGGAACCCATAGAATCATTCA AAACATTCAATCAATTCTTCTACCGTAAGCTAAAACCCGACGCTCGGCCCATTGCAGCCCCAGATGATCCTTTCCGCCTCGTCAGCGCTGCTGACTGTCGTATGATGGCCTTTCAATCCGTTAACGATGCTACCAGGTTATGGATTAAAGGTCGAGAATTCACCGTCTCCCGACTGCTCGGTGATGCATACAAGGATCAAGCAGAACGATATAATGGCGGTGCTGTAGCAATCTTCCGCCTAGCCCCACAAGATTACCACCGTTTCCATTCACCCGTTCACGGAACAATCGGGCCAATGTCATCTATTTCGGGAGAGTATTATACCGTAAAT CCACAAGCGATTCGGACCGCATTAGATGTTTACGGTGACAATGTTAGAAAGATCGTACCAATCGATAGTCCTGAATTCGGTTGCGTGATGACGGTGTGTATTGGTGCGATGATGGTGGGGACCATCCAGATTACTGTGGAGGAGGGGCAAGTGGTTCAACGCGGTCAAGAGTTGGGGTATTTCGCTTTTG GTGGATCTACTGTGGTCCTTCTGCTAGAGCCTGGTGTGGTAGAATGGGATGAAGACCTTATCATCAACGGCAAAGCTTCGCTTGAGACATTTGTTCGTGTTGGCATGGGCATTGGAAAAGGACTGAAACGGTCTCAATGA
- a CDS encoding uncharacterized protein (antiSMASH:Cluster_7.1), whose amino-acid sequence MSPVTLSSAVVAALIVSGVVGQSTYPATPLASKRFSYPTGVPYKADSDVGLIRGEQAGYNQCNSTTEGQTSLCQTGFINSIDDFCLWAPSKINSTIADTEGEEVAWCTKPGRGTRLIPANALQGVQFMKTPDYIQVVGFIDQAMINIQTGDSGGELDPHGADLRGNPMGGLLYTQQFNTPSGQWTQVIEWHNFMGGEAFCFKACDPAGAHAADYCQHVFDRIGCAYNAPNNAQKGVFESCLGDNQDFPGVYTVNGQAVTYSQPPESLGPIMSLPYQPRVPPSSSCTQFTSASLYTAIASVQASATGTSSSASASVTGSGTSSRGNTKPSGSQSGAGAQTTGNGNGASAGAVIGMTGVSFAGIVLSALLFS is encoded by the exons ATGTCTCCAGTCACTCTTTCTTCCGCTGTCGTCGCCGCCCTCATCGTCTCTGGAGTTGTCGGGCAGAGCACATACCCTGCAACACCTCTCGCCTCGAAAAGGTTTTCCTATCCCACGGGCGTT CCCTATAAAGCAGATAGCGACGTCGGTCTTATTCGCGGAGAACAAGCGGGTTACAACCAATGCAACTCAACAACAGAAGGCCAGACTTCTCTCTGTCAGACAGGTTTTATTAACAGTATAGACG ATTTCTGCTTATGGGCACCCTCAAAAATTAACTCCACCATCGCCGACACGGAAGGCGAAGAAGTTGCATGGTGCACTAAACCCGGTCGAGGAACCCGTCTCATACCCGCCAATGCTCTGCAAGGCGTGCAGTTTATGAAGACTCCCGACTATATTCAGGTTGTTGGATTTATAGATCAGGCAATGATCAACATCCAGACCGGTGATTCTGGAGGAGAATTGGACCCGCATGGTGCTGACCTG CGTGGTAACCCTATGGGAGGCCTCCTGTATACGCAGCAGTTCAACACTCCGAGCGGCCAGTGGACACAGGTCATTGAATGGCACAA CTTCATGGGCGGTGAAGCATTCTGCTTCAAGGCCTGTGACCCCGCCGGCGCTCACGCGGCCGACTACTGCCAACACGTCTTCGATCGTATCGGTTGTGCCTACAATGCCCCCAACAACGCGCAAAAGGGTGTTTTCGAATCGTGCCTAGGAGATAATCAGGACTTCCCCGGAGTCTATACTGTCAACGGTCAAGCGGTGACTTACAGTCAACCTCCCGAGTCACTAGGCCCTATCATGTCGCTCCCGTACCAACCCCGTGTTCCCCCTAGCTCTAGCTGCACTCAGTTCACCAGCGCCAGCTTGTACACTGCTATTGCGAGTGTTCAGGCATCAGCCACAGGAACTAGTTCGAGTGCTAGTGCATCGGTGACTGGCAGTGGAACCTCCTCTCGAGGTAACACCAAGCCATCGGGCTCGCAGTCTGGAGCTGGTGCGCAGACCACTGGGAATGGTAACGGTGCGAGCGCTGGAGCCGTCATTGGAATGACAGGTGTCTCGTTTGCTGGAATTGTTTTGTCGGCCTTGCTTTTCTCATAA
- a CDS encoding uncharacterized protein (antiSMASH:Cluster_7.1) codes for MPKASVPKAKTKSEKKVRAPSAWNLYIKANLSSWKDAHPGRPFKDAMAALKDQWQDAPENPNKGKQAKPRAKRNSKDPSTSSEPSRSSPGVSSSDVASSDV; via the exons ATGCCCAAAG CTTCAGTTCCGAAAGCCAAAACTA AATCCGAGAAAAAGGTCAGAGCGCCCAGTGCTTGGAACCTTTACATCAAAGCCAACCTCAGCTCGTGGAAGGACGCTCATCCAGGTCGTCCCTTCAAGGACGCGATGGCTGCC TTGAAAGATCAGTGGCAAGACGCGCCAGAGAATCCGAACAAGGGTAAACAGGCCAAACCTCGAGCAAAACGTAATTCAAAGgatccttcaacttcttcggaACCTTCGAGATCCTCACCTGGCGTCTCAAGTAGCGATGTGGCTAGTAGCGACGTTTAG
- a CDS encoding uncharacterized protein (antiSMASH:Cluster_7.1) — MRNSDYCNSSKLAQITKDFRQRYFRTAEPVSSARFLRHCADYIGAVCTEAELRERGEVLDVDAFIRLCRNNSAVVLCFDIVEYALGTSLPEEVVEHPIFREMYWAATDMVCWANDVYSWSMEQAKDIGGNNIVTFLMKHRNMSLQSACDYVGLYCEALVKRYLSAKDRLPSWGSSRLDMDVARYAEACGHWMKGNLDWSFETPRYFGPTRSEVKRTRLATLRRSPSHPNDFDPETSCDSD; from the exons ATGCGCAATTCTGACTACTGCAATTCGTCCAAGCTTGCTCAGATAACTAAAGA CTTTAGGCAGAGATACTTTAGGACGGCTGAACCTGTATCCTCTGCTCGGTTTTTGAGGCACTGCGCTGACTACATCGGGGCAGTCTGTACCGAAGCGGAGCTTCGTGAACGTGGTGAAGTTCTTGACGTTGACGCCTTTATTCGACTCTGTCGCAACAACAGTGCAGTCGTCCTCTGCTTCGATATTGTGGAATATGCACTCGGTACCAGTCTTCCGGAGGAAGTGGTTGAGCATCCAATCTTCCGTGAAATGTACTGGGCTGCCACTGACATGGTGTGTTGGGCCAAT GACGTTTACTCTTGGAGCATGGAGCAGGCCAAGGACATCGGCGGCAACAACATCGTCACGTTCCTCATGAAACACAGAAACATGAGTCTACAATCCGCCTGCGATTACGTAGGGTTATACTGCGAGGCCCTCGTGAAACGCTACCTCTCTGCTAAGGATAGGTTACCTTCTTGGGGATCGTCGAGGCTGGATATGGATGTGGCTCGCTATGCGGAAGCCTGTGGTCATTGGATGAAGGGAAATTTGGA TTGGAGTTTCGAGACGCCACGGTACTTCGGACCTACTCGCTCCGAAGTCAAAAGAACTCGATTAGCTACCCTCCGTCGGAGTCCTAGTCACCCAAATGATTTCGATCCCGAGACTAGTTGCGACAGTGATTGA
- a CDS encoding uncharacterized protein (antiSMASH:Cluster_7.1) translates to MLLDSPFSPFLNTNYAPSAREIGQINDLLIDPVEKLRKLDEEISQLQAQRNRLQAFIDNHRALISPFRRLPADVWSEISIQCLPSPEFPVRSIAEAPLLLTAICRPWREIALKTPRIWNSLHVNIPDRHLKVDLERYVAIMRARLDGVKLWLQRSGSIPLRLSISVGVPSPDHDWDWGSPVHDEEVYHAEELAVVLLQHSRRWETLSLNRVSRQVLQMLAGGDAPQLNKLMVVSPHLHFWGSDPGSQSNDFFTSVTDTLEKWRVRALHTERIPEHVLVSRAPHWARLTELRVISPINDLPCLFISKITELCPLLVQCTLKFSHYRHDPTSGPAPEPFSGQPRKWSNLQKLALSFLGYSPGRHGSLLLDDISNTFGVFTAPSLTDLGLSLYNWDYSSVALLKRIPETPFHRFLLRSGSGTTLTRLAVDLPLREDVLIDSLQVLTSLTELKIGRGGGADVESWGGSSSVGSRDRDPLINERLLQALTPAPHNSIICPNLKDLDLSTPSSHHVYALVRLASSRANGTSRTARLESFKVSFGEQLKWVVELLTCQHVQSALEEVRSKGVRVVWEWSAPQNRRIDGPRDGMICVTD, encoded by the coding sequence ATGCTACTAGACTCCCCATTTTCTCCATTCCTCAACACGAACTATGCACCCTCTGCTCGAGAGATCGGTCAAATAAACGACTTGCTCATCGATCCGGTTGAAAAACTGAGAAAGCTTGACGAAGAGATTTCACAACTTCAGGCGCAGCGCAACAGACTGCAGGCGTTTATCGACAATCATCGCGCCCTTATCTCTCCTTTTCGGAGGCTTCCTGCAGACGTATGGAGCGAAATATCCATCCAATGTTTGCCATCCCCAGAATTCCCAGTACGATCTATAGCGGAGGCACCACTCCTTCTCACAGCGATTTGTCGTCCATGGCGTGAAATAGCATTGAAAACTCCCAGGATTTGGAATAGTTTGCACGTCAACATCCCAGACAGACATCTCAAGGTGGACCTCGAACGATACGTTGCGATAATGCGGGCTAGACTCGATGGGGTGAAGCTATGGTTGCAGAGATCCGGGTCTATTCCCCTTAGGCTGTCCATCTCAGTTGGAGTTCCTTCTCCAGATCATGATTGGGATTGGGGTTCTCCGGTACACGATGAGGAGGTATATCATGCCGAAGAACTTGCAGTTGTCCTCCTTCAGCATTCTCGAAGATGGGAGACTCTTTCCCTCAATCGCGTTTCTCGCCAGGTTCTGCAAATGCTGGCAGGGGGAGATGCACCGCAGCTGAACAAGTTAATGGTTGTTTCCCCCCATCTTCATTTCTGGGGTAGCGATCCTGGTAGTCAATCCAACGATTTCTTTACGTCCGTAACCGATACTCTCGAGAAATGGCGCGTACGAGCTCTTCATACCGAACGAATCCCCGAACATGTCCTCGTCTCCCGAGCACCTCACTGGGCTCGTCTGACCGAACTTCGTGTCATCTCCCCCATCAATGATCTCCCGTGTCTTTTCATAAGCAAGATCACAGAGCTATGCCCTTTGTTAGTCCAATGCACTCTAAAATTTTCCCACTACCGTCATGACCCCACTTCTGGCCCAGCACCCGAACCGTTCTCTGGGCAACCCAGAAAGTGGTCGAACCTCCAAAAACTTGCTCTCAGCTTCCTCGGTTACTCCCCAGGCCGTCACGGTTCGTTGTTGCTTGATGACATCTCGAATACCTTTGGTGTCTTCACTGCGCCTTCCCTCACGGACCTTGGTCTTTCGTTATACAATTGGGATTACTCAAGTGTAGCGCTTTTAAAGCGGATACCCGAGACACCATTTCATCGATTCCTCCTCCGCTCGGGATCTGGAACGACTCTCACGCGTCTTGCCGTAGATTTACCCCTACGAGAGGATGTCTTGATCGATTCTCTACAAGTCTTGACCTCGTTGACGGAGTTGAAGATTGGTAGGGGCGGGGGTGCTGATGTCGAGTCTTGGGGTGGCTCTAGCTCTGTTGGTTCTAGAGATCGAGACCCACTCATCAACGAGCGACTGCTCCAAGCGTTGACGCCAGCTCCTCACAATAGCATCATCTGCCCGAACCTCAAAGACCTCGACTTATCGACCCCTTCCTCCCATCATGTCTATGCCCTCGTCAGGTTGGCCAGTTCACGAGCGAATGGAACTAGCAGAACGGCCAGATTGGAATCCTTTAAAGTCAGCTTTGGAGAACAGCTCAAGTGGGTGGTGGAGCTCTTGACTTGCCAGCATGTTCAGAGTGCTCTGGAAGAAGTAAGGTCGAAGGGCGTACGAGTTGTCTGGGAGTGGTCGGCTCCGCAAAATCGTAGGATAGATGGTCCCCGAGATGGAATGATTTGTGTTACTGATTAA
- a CDS encoding uncharacterized protein (antiSMASH:Cluster_7.1) has translation MAFTRSRANSTSSYNTVLDDFQPSPLGIKLAQPRERPLKSRVMASSCADSVVPSGMEKPRRSERLEGGRTHRVSPPRGLPKARPVVLLRTQAEMALKYSEKPKPSSLSSSKLPLSVPNLPDGHTALVKKAQVAFPTKGSNASSQSALETLTIVERLENELKLMKEKVCHVEVEHQRVLQKSSAASLLKDQEIKELKAELHKSSMDVLFFSRMADSYKASYFELLTGKKSRVSSSLDDDTESNMDKEGEMDIDEASPLFYRVSTVYENESGDQQTLRDNDEGGTPVDEADEDVELRRPTKRRKVDRMTIEDQLTDVLDPVSGQYQTIAPDNSKSSHIIFTVFASDHDSLVIHAPVRLRASQTQNRTNISSYDLGKEVGFLLFLNDQLGLRIPKNELSLLSPMELVAKVYLVDVASQTSDEIDAFLKGLTLQDEGCILRLSDSCGMQIGLPVRTNMRAAPIWIEPVPKKMAHSAIEKAVKNSLVQVESLQGCRRVEGTETMRGHIHWRGDASGVLWDLLWGGKTVAVQFGKKKGEISRMEFCPFCSYDCMGQAWPPIESCSTLRSLEDFELFEFKDVVPPTSTSSASRIVVPKKPDLRLRQNHDSAGRRRRDREKK, from the exons ATGGCCTTTACTCGAAGTCGGGCCAATAGCACATCTTCGTACAATACAGTCCTCGATGACTTCCAGCCAAGTCCACTCGGTATCAAGTTGGCGCAGCCTCGAGAACGGCCTTTGAAGAGTCGCGTTATGGCTTCAAGCTGTGCTGATAGCGTTGTG CCCTCTGGTATGGAAAAGCCAAGAAGGTCAGAACGGTTGGAAGGAGGTCGGACTCACAGGGTTTCG CCCCCACGAGGGTTACCGAAGGCTCGACCAGTGGTATTATTGCGTACACAGGCAGAAATGGCACTAAAATATTCCGAG AAACCGAAGCCATCGAGCTTGTCTTCTTCGAAGCTGCCGCTGTCAGTACCCAACCTTCCG GATGGCCATACCGCTCTAGTTAAGAAGGCGCAAGTTGCCTTTCCTACAAAAGGTTCAAACGCTTCCAGTCAATCGGCGTTGGAAACGCTTACAATCGTGGAGCGTTTGGAGAATGAACTCAAGCTCATGAAGGAGAAAGTGTGCCACGTTGAGGTCGAACACCAACGCGTTCTCCAG AAATCTAGTGCTGCATCACTGCTGAAG GACCAGGAAATCAAAGAACTCAAGGCGGAATTGCACAAGTCCAGTATGGACGTCTTGTTTTTTTCAAGAATGGCCGATTCGTATAAGGCC AGCTATTTCGAGCTACTTACGGGCAAGAAGAGCAGGGTGTCGTCGTCTCTCGATGATGACACTGAA AGCAATATGGACAAAGAAGGCGAAATG GATATCGATGAAGCAAGCCCGCTTTTCTACAGAGTTTCGACCGTCTATGAGAATGAGTCGGGCGATCAG CAAACACTCCGAGACaacgatgaaggtggaactcCTGTCGATGAAGCTGATGAAGATGTGGAACTCCGTAGGCCGACTAAG CGCCGGAAAGTGGACCGAATGACTATTGAGGACCAGCTAACGGATGTACTCGATCCAGTATCCGGACAGTACCAAACGATCGCACCCGACAATTCCAAGTcttctcatatcatcttcACAGTCTTTGCGTCCGATCATGATAGTCTCGTTATTCACGCTCCAGTTCGACTGAGGGCTTCTCAAACCCAAAACAGAACAAATATATCCAGCTATGACTTGGGGAAGGAGGTCGGCTTTTTACTCTTTCTCAACGACCAACTCGGACTCCGCATTCCCAAGAACGAGTTGTCACTACTGTCACCAATGGAACTCGTCGCGAAGGTGTACCTTGTCGATGTAGCCTCCCAAACTTCCGACGAGATCGATGCGTTTCTCAAAGGACTAActcttcaagatgaaggttGCATTCTTCGACTTTCGGATTCTTGTGGGATGCAGATTGGATTGCCGGTTAGGACGAATATGAGAGCAGCTCCGATATGGATAGAACCGGTCCCCAAGAAGATGGCCCATTCAGCTATCGAAAAGGCAGTAAAGAACAGTTTGGTCCAGGTCGAATCATTGCAAGGCTGTCGGCGGGTTGAAGGGACGGAGACGATGAGAGGTCATATCCATTGGAGGGGTGATGCATCGGGTGTGCTTTGGGATCTGTTGTGGGGTGGGAAGACGGTGGCAGTACAGTTtggaaaaaagaaaggagaaaTCAGTCGGATGGAAT TCTGTCCGTTTTGCTCATACGACTGTATGGGTCAGGCATGGCCACCTATTGAGAGCTGCAGTACTCTTCGATCCCTCGAAGACTTTGAATTGTTCGAATTCAAAGATGTAGTTCCTCCTACTTCCACTTCGTCAGCCTCGAGAATCGTGGTCCCAAAGAAACCAGATCTTCGACTGCGCCAGAACCACGACTCAGCCGGTCGCCGTCGTCGGGATAGGGAGAAGAAGTAA